From Heterodontus francisci isolate sHetFra1 chromosome 9, sHetFra1.hap1, whole genome shotgun sequence, the proteins below share one genomic window:
- the grem1a gene encoding gremlin-1a, translating to MTRTLCALCIFLFLWGFLLGTTEGAGKKRNRSSQGAIPSPDKGQPNNSEQAGNRSNVDEVLESSHEALHVTERKYLKRDWCKTQPLKQTIHEEGCNSRTIINRFCYGQCNSFYIPRHVRKEEGSFQSCSFCKPKRFTTMTVTLNCPDLQPSIKKKRIQRVKQCRCISIDLN from the coding sequence ATGACCCGAACTTTGTGCGCACTGTGTATATTTCTGTTCCTATGGGGCTTTCTGCTGGGTACCACTGAGGGAGCTGGGAAGAAGAGGAATCGTAGCTCGCAAGGGGCAATCCCCTCCCCAGACAAAGGGCAGCCAAACAACTCAGAGCAAGCTGGGAACCGGAGTAATGTGGATGAGGTCTTGGAGTCAAGTCATGAGGCGCTGCATGTCACTGAAAGGAAGTATCTGAAACGGGACTGGTGCAAAACACAGCCCCTCAAGCAAACAATCCATGAGGAAGGCTGCAACAGCCGCACCATCATCAATAGGTTCTGCTACGGCCAGTGCAATTCTTTTTACATACCAAGGCATGTCCGCAAGGAGGAGGGCTCCTTCCAGTCCTGCTCTTTCTGCAAGCCTAAAAGGTTCACCACCATGACAGTCACCCTCAACTGTCCTGACCTGCAGCCATCAATTAAGAAGAAAAGAATCCAGAGAGTTAAACAGTGTCGCTGCATTTCTATAGACCTCAACTAA